The region AAGGTGAAATTTCTTTGAGCTGTGCCATCGCTACTCGTTGCGCCTGAAAGCCGAATCGCATCTTCATATAAATAGGTGAGTGCAGAACCCACGCGATAATCGCCACGATTCCATCCAAGGCCTACGGTCTGAGTGGTTCCAAATCCAGGCTTTACTTCAACGTCTCCACCATAGGCCTCGTTCGAAATCGTGCGCGGTAAAGAGTAGTGAATTTCTCCGTTATAATTGGCGTCCCAGGTCGCCCAGGCTTTCATCAAAGCGACGCCACCGCCCAGGGAATAAAAACCGCGACCGCGAATGTCTGTGGCTGTTGTGATAGAGGAATCGTAAATGGAAGGGCTTGTTGGCAAGGTCACTTGTAAAAAAGTCAGACCTTTGGGTTTCCATCGAGAATAAGTTCTTTCAGGAAAAGTTTCATGTCCCAGGTATAAAGAAATATCGCCAACTCCGCTAGAATCAGAAGAGTTGTCAGCAGACTTCATCATCACCGGGATCGAAAATCCGGCTTGCAAGCTGTCGCTCACCAAGGACGCGCCTTCAAGTTTCAGTGTTTGCGCTAAGTTTCCATCCTGACGACGCAGCCATTTGCCATTGGCTAAAACTTCATCGCTGACTTGCGCGTAAGAATACGTACTTGTTACCTGAGCTTTGTCGTCAGCTAAAATCAGCGCGGGAAAAGAAAAACTTCCACCACAACAACTTGCGGCCAAAGACAGCGAGCCACTAAAAAGAATCAAGACAAATACAAAATATTTCATGGAACGATCATTGAGGCGTATGAAGAGTCAATCGTGACTCCGTTGTTTTTCAGTGTGAAGCGAATATCCCAATCTCCGGGCATCAAGAAGTACACGTCGGTGATGCGGTATTGAGTCGCATTGATTTTTTCGATTTTTACGGGAATCGAGCCATGGCCCATAGACGGCATCCAAAGACTGACCGCCAATTCATTGAACTGATCCGAAGGCGCTGAAAAATTTAAAACGAATGCATTGGCTTGTTCACTTGTCGGCGCATTTTCCCAGCTGATCTTAGCCATAATACGAACTTTAGAAAAGTAAGCGCCGTCGGCCATCGGCTTATTCTGCAGATGTTGGTCATCGTCCGAGACATAATCAGGATTCGCGCAACTCGCAAACAAACAGACACTTAAAATGAGCATCAGAGCTTTCACTTAGCTGTCCTCCCTTTGGATGTAGCAACCTAAAGCGCGGCCTTCTTTGTGACGAGGCGCTTTGCCTGCATGAATGTCTTCAAGAACTTCTTTTAAGAAAAACTTTTTCGCACTGGGGCCGACGTGGCTGTCGGTCACGCCGCCGTGATAGACCATTTCGCCTTTCTTATTAAAAACGAACGCATGAGGTGTTTTCAACGCACCCAGTTCGTTGGCTAGCTTAGATTTTCTATCTTGAATGACAGGAAAGGGAAGTTGAGCTTCGGCAAAATGTTGTTTGGTCTCTTCGACAGTTTCATCGGAGTTGGAATGAACACCCACAAACTGCATGCTTTTATATTCTTCCGATAATTTTTTCAGTAAAGCTTCGTGGCTGGCAGAGCAGGGACATTTAGCAGAAACAAAAATCAAGACCGTTGCCTCTTTATCTGATGTCGAAAACTGGTATTCTTTTTGTGAAGTGACATCGTTTCCGTCAAAAGTCGGCAGGGCCCATGAAAACGATGCCCAAAGTGTCAGCAGAATTAGAGTCGAAAGTCTTTGCATAAGGCCTTTCTAACACACGAGGTCTATCTCGCAAACGCCACCAAATGTTGCGTAAATCCACCTGTACGGCGCAATGCGTTTCAAATAGGCCTCTTTCCATACCTTTTTAAAAAGGATTTCTGTAAACTTTCCGTATGTTTACAAAACTTAAGGCCCTCCGAGCACGATTCATTCAATACAAGCGAAGTGGAAAAGTCCACAGCGACCTCGATGTTTTGTTATCTGGCGCTAAAGAACAACGCCAATTAGAAGATCAACTGCAATGGCTGGTGAAGCTGATGCAGTGGATTCGCTATGAAGGATCTGTTGATTCTCACTTGGAAAAAGAAACAGGCCGTCTGCCTGTAGCTCGCTTGCGCTTTTTGCTTATGGTACTCGACAGGAATCCGGAATGGAAAAAGAACGTCGCGCGCATTCTTCGTACGGTTGTTCATGAAGTCAGTGGTATTGAGCTTTATACCGATACGGGACTTC is a window of Bdellovibrio bacteriovorus DNA encoding:
- a CDS encoding redoxin family protein; this translates as MQRLSTLILLTLWASFSWALPTFDGNDVTSQKEYQFSTSDKEATVLIFVSAKCPCSASHEALLKKLSEEYKSMQFVGVHSNSDETVEETKQHFAEAQLPFPVIQDRKSKLANELGALKTPHAFVFNKKGEMVYHGGVTDSHVGPSAKKFFLKEVLEDIHAGKAPRHKEGRALGCYIQREDS